GAGCTGCGGCTCGTAAAGCTACTCGAGCCTCACCCGTACACGTCCTTTCGAATCAGCTTCAAGGGCTGGGTCGGACCGTTGTACCGCCAGAACACCTTGTCCGCGTTCACCTCCGCGAAGAGGAAACCATTGTCGTAGGGTCGCAGGACCTCGCCCTTCTTCACAGCTTCGACGGAAGCCGGACCGCAACGGTAGGCGTCCTCGCTCAGCTCCTGAGGAGTCGCGTCGATCGCCTGCCAGCCCGAACAGTCCGGCGACAAATCCAGCCGCTTCATCCATACCTCGTTCCAAACGTGGAAGTTCCTGCGAAACAATTGAcacgttaaccagttaaccctctgtaggctcgtggtgaagattttcaacgtgattcaacaaatgtctatattactcagttaattcgaattcaaagtaaatattattcctctgtaatcaactattatacttaaaaggaagtataggaataacatatgctcttcttccaataaattattcatgataaaGTAGTCGTGTCGATgagagttgaaaaagaaatcataggccaaggggttaaccccttgatttaCTCGATTTACTTCGCAACTGTGCTCGAACAATGTCGTTAAGAATTTAGAAGAgagttatacaaattttatactttatctgCATCTACTTTAAGGGttagagattaaccctttgaactctgtgggctccaatgtTGCACCGGTTCTAGGGGTTAACAGATTTCCTGCTACAAGTATACACATCGATCGAATGAACGTTTAGCGATATCTCCAACTGAAATACATTCTTCAAAGACGTTACCAACGATAGGAACCATCTGTTTTTATCGAGGAACCATTGCTCGTAGCGCGGGATCAACTCTACAAACTGGTTACTCGCCATATCGAGTCGCTGTTCAACTCCTCCATCACCCTGCCCTCGGCGTCCACGAAATAATCGACGGTCAAACTGCTCTGAGTGTCGTGCGCGCTGGCGTAATTGGTGACCACGCGGCAGGGCAGTCCTAGGGCGCGGCAGACGGTAGCCAGGACGCCGGAGAACACCCAGCACTGGCCATATTTAACCGGCTTCTTCGTCTTGTAGTACTGCTGCAAGATCTTCTGGGAGCCGAGCCATTTAGTCGGCGGCGTACCACCCCCAAAGTCGTCGGACCAATTGCCCATCACCGCGCCGTTGTCATCCGGAGAGTTCACCTGAAACGATGCCAATATCTTCACTGTTCAACAACCGGGACGCCGGAGACGAGCTCCTATACACGCGACCGGtctcttaacacttaggcgaccgccggccccgcgataacgcgggatttttagtctaccgtttaaccctttgcactcgagaggtgactgagagtcaccactttatttgacacgacaaaactatacagttgaatatttagtattttaaattagactTTCTACTGCTATgcgaaatatttcaatgaaacagctttgttgcttaatttatctgtgaagtATCGcactgctatgtgaaatattataaatataaataaatatataaatataatatataaatataaataaattcttatatctcatacatcgaacaaaattcggttcgttcgatgcgtcacgaaagaaatgaatgtccacttttctgtaaaatataatgtcacccgaattcgggtggcgtggcagtcaaagtgttaacgcgttgacccgTTGCTTTATGGTTCACTCGACGGATACGTACAGCCGCGGACAAAATCCTGGATATCACCACGGGGTCGCCCCTGCCGGACACTCGGACTTTCCCGACTTGGATCATCAGGTGCAGCGCGCAGTCCAGTATGTCTCGCTCGAACTGCGAATACTTCCAAACAGTCGGCCTCAGACGATTGTAACTTCCACGCCAGATCAGCCCGTCCTCGGCCAGCACGTACTCCTGCCGTTGGTCTTCGTCCTCCAGGAACACCACGTCCTCTGAAACAGTACGCCGGAATctcgacactggaactaccgagcagccgAACTGATCTTCAACTTTCTcatagaaactcgaagatcGTATGTTCGAAGATCGAAGATAGTAGAGGTTCCGCGTTGTTCGAAGTTCTAATAGTCGATCGGTGAATCGGAAtcgggtttaaccctttgaactctgtaggctccaatattgcaccggttgtagtattaaatattttaatgagccTCAAAGAAACTACgctaaaattatgaaatttttgctCTAAAATACAACTGCTAAATATCATCTATTATCAATTGAACACTCTCCTATCGAATTCACAATAATCGAGTAATACTCGTCTATCAGATTCTCGAAACCTTCGGCGCAAGGGTTTCGTTCCTCGCGAACATTACCTTCGCACCACGGATTGAAGATCAAGTAAAAAGGGTCCTTCATCGTGAAGCTGACTGCCCCGTCCAGGTTCCTGTTCTTCGTGTCGATGTCCATCCTCCACTTGCCTATGATCGCGTTAGGCGCTGGCACGATCTAAGGACAACAACCGTTCTAACATATCCGTACTGAAATCGCTTTTTCGATGAAACGCCTCCAAACGACTCCTCGAAAACGACGAATCGCCTCGAAACGACGAACCGCCTCGAAATGATGTTTCGAAAACAGCGAATCGCCTTCAAAGGACGTTTCGAAAGCAACGAATTGCCTCCAAACGACGTTTCGAAAACGACGAATCGCCTCGAAACGACGTTTCGAAAACAGGGAAGCGTTTTTCAAAGCTCTTGCCTTTAGACGAAGGAAATTCGATGCGGTCGCTTCGATGGTGGCTTGCCAGGAGCCTTCGGAGACTTGTCCCGGATAGAGGACCGGGGTCGCGACCAAGGTCCCGTGGCCGTACTGCGGTTTCTCCACGCCATCCACCGTGAACACCAGCGACATGCCATCGATGCTCGGATCGTAATCTCTGGACAGGGTGAGGTGCACGTAGAATTCCTGGCCGCGTCTGACGACGAGCCTAGCCTTGTCATCCTGCCGGGTCATCGAGTCGTACCGCCATGTCCTGTGATTCGCCCCGTTCTCAGGGATGCACGGGTCCACGTCCGAGATCGTCAGCACAGGAACGTTGAAATCCTCCCCTGCGAACAGCGAGATCATCCTTTTCGAACGAAGATCCTTTCAAGATCGTTAGGGGATGGAACCGACGGATCACTGGTAGACGCGAAAATTAATCGGTAAAAATAGGTTGCTGGGAATGAAGGAATGAATCGTTTGAAGAGGGAATGGAGTCTGTACAGACCGGAGTGATATTTTTAGACATAGTTATggatttatagaattctatgcTTTGTAATAGTATTTAGTAATTAATTCGAGGTCTAGTGAGGCGTGAAGATGCAAACGTTCGTTACGAAACTGTTAtggatttatagaattttatgctttttaatggaatttagtaattaattcgAGGTAGCGAGGTGTGAAGATGCAAACGTTCGTTATGAAATTGTTGGAAGTGTTGAGTACTGGTGATTCGTATTTCGGATGGATGTTTGTGAAGTGAGAGAGTTTATCTTACGTTCGAACCAGAGAACTCGGCTGAGGGTTAACCGATTGCACTCGAAACATTGAATaacttaacccttaacggaccggaagtatttcggAGTGAGCTAGCATACTTAACGTGTTCATTGTAAATACGACAACAGtaacataaaactaataaaacgatctCCTTCATATGCTGCATTGGAGTAAGTCAAAGTGCGCTTACATGGCGGCATTGCTCCgtcaacgctagaaccaccgtaccaaaataatttcaacgtttttatttcgtaattatcggtgtcttaaaagcatcgaatgttcgaaatgatcttgaaagtaaatagtttcactcgaatactataacgaatgtccgaagGAATCGatgataatcaattattacaatttttatagggattacatattaatcgtattaaatgctcgttctagtgttaagggttaatagaattaaataacaATCGACAACATTAAGTGCAACATTTACAATCTTCCGCGAAACGAAGTAGCGAGCAAAAGCGAGCTCTCAAGTGCGAACGATTAAAATACCCAGCTCGATGGAGTGCATCCCGAAAGGCGAACAGCGCGGAGCGTACGGAGGAGAAACAGCGGTCGCACGAAGATCACTCACAGTAAAATCGGTACGGAAACGGCCTGAACCGGCTCTCCTCGTTGAAGGGCCGGTAGCGAtcgaaaaatctataaaacattCTTCGGGGATCGGTGGCGGCGAGCTCGTCCCttgaaaacgaacgaaagaCTGAATCCATCGGCGACGCTCGCGTATAAGTCTTTCGCTGGCTAGGAGTTCCGTGAAATCACTGATCAGGAATCACTGACAAATTGCACCTTCCCTGGCGAAGAGGAAGGAAACGCGCCGCGTGACGCGCAGCTGAACCGCGGCGTCCGcttcgcgtcgcctcgcgtcgcctcgcgtcgggTGGGTTGCTACGTTCTAGGAGATCGACCAAGGACGTTTCTGCATCGGCGAGCGCTGCCATACATGGTGTCATCGATGACTTCGGTGCCGGTAGGAGTCGCCTACTTTTCATTCTGTCAATTACCGCTCGTAATTTATTTGCCGACGTTCAACGAATCACTTGCCACGGGAACGGACCGATTCCCCGTAACTCTTTCGCACGGAGGCTGAGATCGATCTCTGGCCGGAGGTCGATTCAAAGACTTCGCTGAAAGAGTCGTTACGCCGAACGGGTGACGGGTCCCGCCGATTTCGGAGAGGATAACTGATCGATCGGTTCGCGATTACGTCGGCCGGTGATTGACTCGTTAAGCTTTTTTAGTCGATTCGCGGGAAACGCAGCCGGGAATGGCGGATAGAATGTACGGGACGCGTGGGGCGGTCGGCGACAAAGAGGATCGAGGCTCTTTCCATCAATTTGTCCGGCAATGGCGATCGCTTTCCGTTGCTACGCAATGGAACCAGGTCTCGATCGCATTGACCGTCACCTGGATACCACGTCGCGAGTGTTACGGTGTGGGAAAGATCGTTGCGATCGAAGATCGTTGGGAATTAACTTTGGACGAGTACGGGAGCAACCGGTGAATGGGAAACGAGGGAAATGATGTACGAGCTGTTCAAATCGGTCGACTTCGCTTTGAAGATTTCGACGATGACGCGCAACGTTCGTTCGATTTCATGTTCGCCAGTGGAACTAGCGGACAGCTCGAAACGAGCCGTTCCTCGGAGAAATGTTTCTTCCTCGGATATCGGAATGATAAATTGTTCTCTGAAGGATTACCGAAGAAATTGTTTCCGTGAGACGctagaattataaattagtcGAAATCTCGGTAGATGTATTCTTAGCGTTTCTATGAAGAAATTGGGAAGCCATTCGATCGCACGGTTTCAgcgttaaaaggaaatattcagAACTGATGTGCACTATCGCATCACTCATCCCCGCTGTTTGTTTTGGCGAGTTGACCGACTTGGCTAATGAGTGACTCACATGTAAATCACAGTTCTCCGTAATGGTAATTCTGAATGCTTCGTGGGAGAACAATAGCGAATTCGTTAGATTTCTCCGTCACCGATGGACAATCGGATGATGTTACATGTGCAGCACTCCACGACCTAACTGGAAAATAACAGAGAACTCATGCTCCTTGACCTTTCAACTACGGCGAGATTAGCCGCGAAAGTGTACACCTCTGTAGAGAAAGATTTGACGCGGTCTGCATATCATAAGTGAACCACCATTGCGATTCGAGACTAATAGAATTTCTCCAgcgtgcaattacgttagattagactataaccCGCACAGCTATCGGTGTCCGAGACAGAATCGGTGTGCGGCAGCTAAAAGATTAACAGCAAATCTTCCCAGAAACCCCTTATTTCGCGTAACAAGGCGAGCCCGGCCGCAAGAAGAGGATCACGGTCCGACGAAGAACCGATCCGAGCACGAGGCAACGCGTTTCCCGCAAAGACGCGTTAACGACGCGTCGATCCGATCGATGGATTCGATCGCCGGCGCGGATAAGCCGAGAAATGTTCGCCGCGGCCGCGCATCCTTCTCCCGGCAGGAGCGACCGGTTGATTGCGCGGCGTTAAAGCGCGATCGCGGGAACCAATCGGCAGGAAAGCGAGACGAACGCGCGAAAGAACGTAATTGAAGATTCCCCGCCGTCGGTGCCCACCCACCCGCCGACCCCCTCTCACCCGCCCCCTGTTGCAATAATAATCCATTAACGCGATTACAATACCCCGCTGGCTCGATTAGCAGTAAATACTGATTAATCGCGTAATTACGGGCGCAATAGTCGGTCGGCCGACTAATCATGCAATAAATATCGCGGCGAACAAACGGTTGCGCTACAAAGTACCCGGGAGCACAGTCAGGGCTCGCCGGTTCGATTACTTCAACCGGTTTCGTACGAAACACCGACGGCTGGTTCCGGTGAGTCAAACGGCCGGCCGCGAATTATGACACGAACGCGCGCGCCTCCGGGCATTGTTTTCGATTAAAAATAACGATGCGAGCGCCGAGTCCGTTCTATGTATACCCCGGCCGCACGCACAATCGTTCTAGAATCCAGATTATCCGTAACGGTCGATGACGCGCCGCGTTACTTTCATAGAGCGCGTAACAAGCCGGATATTTACAATTCGTCTCTGGGTGGATACGCGTACCGCCGGGA
Above is a genomic segment from Nomia melanderi isolate GNS246 chromosome 8, iyNomMela1, whole genome shotgun sequence containing:
- the Tg gene encoding transglutaminase isoform X1, with the translated sequence MDSVFRSFSRDELAATDPRRMFYRFFDRYRPFNEESRFRPFPYRFYWEDFNVPVLTISDVDPCIPENGANHRTWRYDSMTRQDDKARLVVRRGQEFYVHLTLSRDYDPSIDGMSLVFTVDGVEKPQYGHGTLVATPVLYPGQVSEGSWQATIEATASNFLRLKIVPAPNAIIGKWRMDIDTKNRNLDGAVSFTMKDPFYLIFNPWCEEDVVFLEDEDQRQEYVLAEDGLIWRGSYNRLRPTVWKYSQFERDILDCALHLMIQVGKVRVSGRGDPVVISRILSAAVNSPDDNGAVMGNWSDDFGGGTPPTKWLGSQKILQQYYKTKKPVKYGQCWVFSGVLATVCRALGLPCRVVTNYASAHDTQSSLTVDYFVDAEGRVMEELNSDSIWNFHVWNEVWMKRLDLSPDCSGWQAIDATPQELSEDAYRCGPASVEAVKKGEVLRPYDNGFLFAEVNADKVFWRYNGPTQPLKLIRKDVYGIGQFISTKAVGRWAREDITHTYKYPEKSEEERAAMLKALRQSQSLFSRYYLNEEFNDIMFNFELRDDIVIGEPFSVVLLIKNRSSYNEYRVSVILRVETVLYTGRVGDPVKRLNIDRLVRPGVLEEVRMDVSWEEYGLRLMNQCAFNIACLATVKDTNFEYFAQDDFRVRKPDIKIMLENDPVVGETLNARARFKNPLPIPLRKCRFLIEGPGLDEQLKLKLSEPVEVDTDAECSFSMVPKFEGRATIAAKFYSKELEDVDGFINFMVKPSAAVDGE
- the Tg gene encoding transglutaminase isoform X2, with product MGKCCSCFSRFRAVFRPETVTDGPSKPACTKPDCLPRPPAVPTSGEDFNVPVLTISDVDPCIPENGANHRTWRYDSMTRQDDKARLVVRRGQEFYVHLTLSRDYDPSIDGMSLVFTVDGVEKPQYGHGTLVATPVLYPGQVSEGSWQATIEATASNFLRLKIVPAPNAIIGKWRMDIDTKNRNLDGAVSFTMKDPFYLIFNPWCEEDVVFLEDEDQRQEYVLAEDGLIWRGSYNRLRPTVWKYSQFERDILDCALHLMIQVGKVRVSGRGDPVVISRILSAAVNSPDDNGAVMGNWSDDFGGGTPPTKWLGSQKILQQYYKTKKPVKYGQCWVFSGVLATVCRALGLPCRVVTNYASAHDTQSSLTVDYFVDAEGRVMEELNSDSIWNFHVWNEVWMKRLDLSPDCSGWQAIDATPQELSEDAYRCGPASVEAVKKGEVLRPYDNGFLFAEVNADKVFWRYNGPTQPLKLIRKDVYGIGQFISTKAVGRWAREDITHTYKYPEKSEEERAAMLKALRQSQSLFSRYYLNEEFNDIMFNFELRDDIVIGEPFSVVLLIKNRSSYNEYRVSVILRVETVLYTGRVGDPVKRLNIDRLVRPGVLEEVRMDVSWEEYGLRLMNQCAFNIACLATVKDTNFEYFAQDDFRVRKPDIKIMLENDPVVGETLNARARFKNPLPIPLRKCRFLIEGPGLDEQLKLKLSEPVEVDTDAECSFSMVPKFEGRATIAAKFYSKELEDVDGFINFMVKPSAAVDGE
- the Tg gene encoding transglutaminase isoform X3; the protein is MHSIELGEDFNVPVLTISDVDPCIPENGANHRTWRYDSMTRQDDKARLVVRRGQEFYVHLTLSRDYDPSIDGMSLVFTVDGVEKPQYGHGTLVATPVLYPGQVSEGSWQATIEATASNFLRLKIVPAPNAIIGKWRMDIDTKNRNLDGAVSFTMKDPFYLIFNPWCEEDVVFLEDEDQRQEYVLAEDGLIWRGSYNRLRPTVWKYSQFERDILDCALHLMIQVGKVRVSGRGDPVVISRILSAAVNSPDDNGAVMGNWSDDFGGGTPPTKWLGSQKILQQYYKTKKPVKYGQCWVFSGVLATVCRALGLPCRVVTNYASAHDTQSSLTVDYFVDAEGRVMEELNSDSIWNFHVWNEVWMKRLDLSPDCSGWQAIDATPQELSEDAYRCGPASVEAVKKGEVLRPYDNGFLFAEVNADKVFWRYNGPTQPLKLIRKDVYGIGQFISTKAVGRWAREDITHTYKYPEKSEEERAAMLKALRQSQSLFSRYYLNEEFNDIMFNFELRDDIVIGEPFSVVLLIKNRSSYNEYRVSVILRVETVLYTGRVGDPVKRLNIDRLVRPGVLEEVRMDVSWEEYGLRLMNQCAFNIACLATVKDTNFEYFAQDDFRVRKPDIKIMLENDPVVGETLNARARFKNPLPIPLRKCRFLIEGPGLDEQLKLKLSEPVEVDTDAECSFSMVPKFEGRATIAAKFYSKELEDVDGFINFMVKPSAAVDGE